The genomic segment GGGTGTGATGTGCGGTTTTTGGTTTGGAGAGGAGAAGAATGAAGGTTATTAAAATCGCTGATGAAAATAATCAGAAGGATAGAATTAATTATTTTGTTAAAGATAATCATTATCTGGCAATTTTTCCAAAGGAAGAGCTGAAGCTTGCGAAGGATAAATTGTCGTTTGTGTTTTCTAATGCTGGGATTTATATTTATATCGGCTTGAAAAATAATTATCGGTATGTTGGGCAAACGGTCAATTTAGACCAGCGTACAGGCACGCATAAGTCTCAAGGCGATTTAGAAAAAGACTTTGAATTTATGGCGTTTTTTGGCATGGAAAATGGCAATCTAAGTAAAGGACAGCTTGATTTGTTGGAGAGCGACTGGATTGGAAATTTTCCAGAAACAGATTTTGATCGAAAAAATGCAACACAGGGGAACAAATCTTTTTTATCTCAGTCGGACAAGATTGATGCTGAAAACTTAAACCGAGATATTTTGGAGATGTTTCAGTTCTGGGAATATGATGTTTTTACGCCGAATACGGGCGAGGACTTGGATACACCTGATGAGAAAGTTGTTGCGGATAAAGTTTATCAGTTTGAGGTCTCTGACGGCGCTATTTCTGGGAAAAGCAATAAGAGTTTACGCCTAGCCTATATCAATTATCTTATCAACTTCTATCTACAAAATAAAAAAGAAGTTGAAAATAGCGGATTGATTTCTGAAGGAGAAGCAAAATTTGCAACGATTTTAGCGAAAAATCCGCCAATAAAGCCTTATGCAAGTTATAAAAAAATTGACAATACTACTTATTTGTACTCAAATTTGAGTGCTAATCAGGCTATAAAAAAAGTGCTTGATTTTGCTGAAAAAATGGGCAGACAGCTCGTAGAAAAGGAAAACTAACATGAACAAAAAACTATCATTTCAAGACATTATCTTAACCTTGCAAGGCTTCTGGGCAAAGCAGGGGGCGAATCTGATGCAAGCCTATGACAATGAGGTCGGAGCGGGCACGATGTCGCCTTATACGTTCTTGCGCTCAAATGGACCTGAGCCTTGGGGAGCAGCTTATGTGCAGCCTTCGCGCCGTCCTGCTGACGGCCGTTATGGCGAAAATCCAAATCGTTTGTTCCAACATCATCAGTTTCAAGTGGTGCTGAAGCCTTCGCCAAAAAATA from the Lactococcus allomyrinae genome contains:
- a CDS encoding GIY-YIG nuclease family protein, with the translated sequence MKVIKIADENNQKDRINYFVKDNHYLAIFPKEELKLAKDKLSFVFSNAGIYIYIGLKNNYRYVGQTVNLDQRTGTHKSQGDLEKDFEFMAFFGMENGNLSKGQLDLLESDWIGNFPETDFDRKNATQGNKSFLSQSDKIDAENLNRDILEMFQFWEYDVFTPNTGEDLDTPDEKVVADKVYQFEVSDGAISGKSNKSLRLAYINYLINFYLQNKKEVENSGLISEGEAKFATILAKNPPIKPYASYKKIDNTTYLYSNLSANQAIKKVLDFAEKMGRQLVEKEN